The Cherax quadricarinatus isolate ZL_2023a chromosome 81, ASM3850222v1, whole genome shotgun sequence genome includes a region encoding these proteins:
- the LOC128699830 gene encoding uncharacterized protein, which produces MVFLVLLLVAAVVGANPNGVDDKGELRESRRLGSKPLPGPANDGIPGLFYSNIDVVTSTTSDPSQSPDTTTTTTSTTTTPTTTTTERSLYIFSSIFGSNDDAQPSARETGVEAPARPVPPPHSHPFKLRGFR; this is translated from the exons ATGGTATTCTTGGTGCTTTTGCTTGTAGCTGCTGTAGTCGGCGCTAACCCGA ATGGAGTTGACGACAAAGGAGAACTGAGGGAGTCGCGCAGATTGGGATCCAAGCCTCTTCCTGGACCAGCCAATGACGGAATTCCG GGTCTGTTCTACTCTAACATCGACGTTGTAACCAGCACGACCAGTGACCCATCGCAGAGCCCCgacaccacgactactaccacctccactacgaCAACCCCCACCACGACCACGACAGAGAGAAGCCTATACATATTCAGTTCAATCTTCGGCAGTAAC GATGATGCGCAGCCCTCAGCGAGAGAGACGGGGGTCGAGGCCCCTGCCAGAccagtgcctccaccacacagtcatcCATTCAAGCTTCGTGGTTTCCGATAA